The Drechmeria coniospora strain ARSEF 6962 chromosome 02, whole genome shotgun sequence genome has a segment encoding these proteins:
- a CDS encoding putative endochitinase CHI2: MMRLSGFLTILGLTAVVAGWPTGRDILWRRQTPGAQNVVYWGQNGGNTVANNDLSYYCRSTSGIDVLVLAFIYQYGGSSNIPYGGFGQSCYVTSNGQGQNCAGLAAAIATCQAAGIKIILSIGGATSTYSLRSRAQAEAIGQYLWDSYGNSGNKVVQRPFGKVFVNGFDLDIESNGGSSQWYRYMVAKLRSNFAKDPKNRYYITGAPQCPIPEPNMGVIISNSQFDYLFVQFYNNNPNCALGVNGGAPMNYKSWASFLSNTPSKNAKIFIGVPAAPTAANGVSSGSIYYATPSQLASIVKTYRTDARFGGIMMWSAGFSDSNVSNGCTYAQHAKRILVSGAPCAPAPAKTTTAKTTPKTTPKTTTIAKKATTTTAKKVTTTAAKKVTTTAAKKTTTAAAKKVATTAKPTTKTTAKTTAPSKVTTKAGLPIAPRATTGIAQWQQCGGLGYTGSTVCAYPYKCVAQGIWWSSCR; the protein is encoded by the exons ATGATGCGCCTCTCCGGCTTCCTCACCATTCTCGGcctcaccgccgtcgtcgccggctggcCGACGGGTCGAGATATACTTTGGAGGCGGCAAACACCTGGTGCCCAAAACGTCGTCTACTGGGGTCAGAACGGCGGCAACACGGTGGCCAACAACGACCTGTCCTACTACTGCCGGTCCACCTCGGGCATCGAcgtcctcgtgctcgccttCATTTACCAGTACGGGGGTAGCAGCAACATTCCCTACGGTGGCTTCGGACAATCCTGCTACGTCACCTCCAACGGTCAGGGTCAGAATTGCGCCggactcgccgccgccatcgccacgtGCCAGGCCGCGGGCATCAAGATCATCCTCTCCATCGGCGGTGCCACGAGCACCTACTCGCTGCGATCCCGGGCccaggccgaggccatcggccAGTACCTCTGGGACTCGTACGGGAACTCGGGCAACAAGGTGGTCCAGAGACCGTTCGGCAAGGTCTTCGTCAACGGCTTCGACTTGGACATCGAGtccaacggcggcagcagccagTGGTATCGGTACATGGTCGCCAAGCTGCGCTCCAACTTTGCCAAGGATCCCAAGAACAGGTACTACATCACGGGTGCGCCTCAGTGCCCTATCCCGGAGCCCAACATGGGCGTCATCATCAGCAATTCCCAGTTCGATTACCTCTTCGTCCAGTTCTACAACAACAACCCCAACTGTGCGCTCGGCGTCAACGGAGGCGCCCCGATGAACTACAAGAGCTGGGCGAGCTTCCTCTCCAACACGCCGTCGAAGAATGCCAAGATCTTCATCGGCGTCCCAGcggctccgacggcggccaacgGCGTCTCCAGCGGCTCCATCTACTATGCTACCCCGAGCCAGCTGGCGTCGATCGTGAAGACCTACCGGACCGATGCCCGCTTCGGCGGCATCATGATGTGGAGCGCCGGCTTCTCCGACTCCAACGTCAGCAACGGCTGCACCTACGCCCAGCATGCAAAGAGAATACTGGTGAGCGGTGCGCCTTGCGCCCCCGCGCCcgccaagacgacgacggcgaagacgacaCCAAAGACGACACcaaagacgacgacgatagcgaagaaggcgacgacgacgacggcgaagaaggtCACAACAACGGCAGCAAAGAAGGTCACCACCACGGCGGCGAaaaagacgacgacggcggcagcaaagAAGGTCGCAACAACGgccaagccgacgacgaaaacAACtgcgaagacgacggcgccatcaAAAGTCACAACCAAGGCGGGATTGCCCATAGCCccgagagcgacgacgggcattGCCCAATGGCAACAA TGCGGCGGCCTAGGCTACACCGGTTCCACCGTCTGCGCCTATCCATACAAGTGCGTTGCCCAGGGCATCTGGTGGTCGTCTTGCCGATAG
- a CDS encoding mitochondrial carrier protein RIM2 has protein sequence MVQQPARAATSLFNGGGDCDKMTGHYALVYVPKEDTVPMESGKTGDVVPQSAPDSHGQGLVKALPFAKSVGGMTAATVTAPLDVLKTRLQSDIYQAQLRANAKAVGPLNPMRAAVYHLTDTLRILGAVYRTEGARALFKGLGPNLGGVVPARSINFYVYGNGKRLISEHWNGGNEAPWVHMMAGMAAGIVTSTVTNPIWMVKTRLQLDRNVSEGGAGVMHRRYRNSYDCLKQITVHEGVRSLYRGMTASYLGVAESAMQWMLYEHLKAALVRREEGILRSGREKTLWDKSVDWTGKVGAAGGAKLVAAILAYPHEVARTRLRQAPMDNGRPKYSGLVQCFQLIWKEGGLMGLYGGLTPHLMRTVPSAAIMFGMYEGILRLFNTPA, from the exons ATGGTGCAGCAACCCGCGCGGGCGGCGACTTCTCTCTTCAACGGCGGTGGCGACTGTGACAAGATGACGGGGCATTACGCGCTTGTGTACGTCCCTAAAGAGGATACGGTGCCCATGGAGTCCGGCAAGACGGGCGACGTCGTGCCCCAAAGTGCACCCGACAGCCACGGTCAGGGCCTAGTCAAGGCGCTGCCGTTTGCGAAATC cgtcggcggcatgacggcggcgacggtcacGGCACCGCTCGACGTCCTCAAGACGAGGCTTCAGTCCGACATCTACCAGGCCCAGCTGCGAGCCAACGCCAAGGCCGTCGGGCCCCTGAACCCCATGCGGGCGGCCGTCTACCATCTCACCGACACCCTGCGGATCCTCGGGGCCGTGTACCGGACCGAGGGCGCCCGCGCTCTGTTCAAAGGCCTCGGCCCcaacctcggcggcgtcgtgcccGCCCGCAGCATCAACTTCTACGTCtacggcaacggcaagcGCCTGATATCCGAGCACTggaacggcggcaacgaggcGCCCTGGGTCCACATGATGGCCGGTATGGCGGCCGGTATCgtgacgtcgacggtgacgaacCCCATCTGGATGGTCAAGACCCGGCTGCAGCTCGACAGAAACGTAtcggagggcggcgccggggTCATGCACCGACGGTACCGTAACAGCTACGACTGCCTGAAGCAGATTACGGTCCACGAGGGCGTCCGGAGCCTGTACAGGGGCATGACCGCGAGctacctcggcgtcgccgagtcGGCGATGCAGTGGATGCTGTACGAGCATCTGAAGGCCGCGCTCGTCCGCCGCGAGGAGGGGATACTGCGCAGCGGCCGAGAGAAGACTTTGTGGGACAAGTCCGTCGACTGGACTGGCAAGGTTGGCGCCGCGGGCGGTgccaagctcgtcgccgccatcctcgcctaCCCACACGAG GTCGCCCGCACGCGCCTCCGACAAGCACCGATGGACAACGGCCGACCCAAGTACAGCGGCCTGGTGCAGTGCTTCCAGCTCATCTGGAAGGAAGGAGGCCTCATGGGCCTCTACGGCGGCCTCACGCCGCACCTGATGCGGACGGTGCCTAGCGCGGCCATCATGTTCGGCATGTACGAGGGCATCCTGCGACTGTTCAACACGCCGGCCTAG
- a CDS encoding PAB-dependent poly-specific ribonuclease subunit PAN3 — MTTSRFPPSDLRRQVGSPRPKGRGSFLLASSDPATPADADATQKTRRRRVETSRYTDIAATKTRAAPLLTTQTRTSTGVSSTCTWTFFFLFLPLMLVPSEPSGNPRSPDENATLDNLATRRQSQSYLGYDRNARHQPRHHATRKFMLPSRTSVSWTCHVETRSRARRERIFRLLMLGGSALATTVLSLPSSFVRHMQCTHDAAGVTMGSPPLASRSKKALNVESPSFTPTSVQPAQIKKPTFSTQAATAPAFTPRALGARTPTDPAADSEAAVFNPAAIREFTPSLDVASQVSASPPHPVPLPLTPSQAGVNGSTQDGGAVSFDPFAMAAVGQSLPAAQYNPYADDHAMAAAGAASFFPHQAPFTTPLQPLQHHLYAPVGPHRDDLMPYHRVTHDFFLAEKLREELQKKSEASLQMMPNSQLPQLDNYHSLVALDTTHRKNADIYGYPSWVYKAFSSKNGNLYCLRRLEGFRLTNENAIRSVKEWRKVDNGNVVTIHDAFTTRAFGDSSLIFVQDYHPLSKTLTELHLTAGPGHGSRFQPPKGPIAETTLWGYISQIANALRAIHATNLAARCIDVSKILLTHKNRIRLNACSVLDVVQFDSGRTTEELQQDDFVQFGRTMLSLATNTPPVHLTNLQASLEQMGRSYSVEMRDTIVWLLSPPRAPARKTIDEFIRGIAGHIVASFDQGLHQADELNTALFRELENGRAARLLLKLGTVNERFEFDGDRAWSENGERYMLKLFRDYVFHQVDGNGNPVLDVGHMLRCLSRLDAGTDERVCLTSRDEQTSFLVSYKELKKQLGNAFGELQSTPGALQARVFGDAARGAGRAASPLVARHQGAAAWSDGRGRAPSPNEACKQQPRTAPTRSALDPDLPPA, encoded by the exons ATGACAACGTCGCGATTCCCACCGTCCGACCTACGGCGCCAGGTTGGTTCGCCGAGACCAAAAGGCCGCGGTTCGTTCTTGCTCGCCTCGTCAGACCCTGCAACCCCTGCTGACGCTGACGCAACCCAGAAAACAAGGAGACGCCGTGTCGAAACGTCTCGATATACGGACATTGCCGCTACGAAGACCAGGGCTGCACCTTTACTCACGACCCAAACAAGAACATCAACGGGGGTCAGTTCGACATGTACGTGGACTTTCTTCTTTCTCTTCCTGCCGTTGATGCTGGTGCCTTCCGAGCCGAGTGGGAATCCAAGGTCGCCCGACGAAAATGCGACGCTCGACAACTTGGCAACGAGGCGCCAAAGCCAGAGCTACCTGGGCTACGACCGCAACGCACGGCATCAACCTCGCCATCATGCCACGCGAAAATTCATGTTGCCATCGAGGACGTCCGTCTCATGGACATGCCATGTCGAAACTCGCAGTCGTGCTCGACGGGAGCGGATCTTCCGACTCCTTATGCTCGGCGGCTCTGCCCTCGCTACTACTGTCCTTTCATTGCCGTCAAGTTTCGTTCGGCATATGCAATGCACTCACGATGCCGCCGGTGTGACCATGGGCTCACCACCACTTGCTTCTAGGTCGAAAAAGGCTCTCAACGTCGAGTCCCCTTCCttcacgccgacgagcgtgCAGCCTGCGCAGATCAAGAAGCCGACCTTTTCTACCCAGGCTGCCACGGCCCCGGCGTTCACGCCGCGGGCTTTGGGAG CGAGGACCCCGACCGACCCGGCCGCCGATTCCGAAGCGGCCGTCTTCAACCCTGCCGCCATTCGCGAGTTCACCCCTAGCCTGGACGTAGCCTCGCAGGTGAGCGCATCCCCACCCCACCCCGTCCCGCTCCCGCTCACTCCGTCCCAGGCCGGCGTCAATGGATCTACCCAAGATGGAGGAGCTGTATCCTTCGACCccttcgccatggccgccgtcggccagagCCTACCCGCGGCTCAGTACAACCCCTACGCCGACGACcatgccatggccgccgccggtgccgcctccttcttccCTCACCAGGCACCCTTCACGACGCCTCTCCAACCTCTCCAACACCATCTATACGCGCCCGTCGGCCCCCACCGGGACGATCTGATGCCCTACCATCGCGTCACGCACGACTTTTTCCTCGCCGAAAAGTTGCGGGAGGAGCTGCAGAAGAAATCCGAGGCCTCGCTGCAGATGATGCCAAATTCGCAGCTTCCGCAGCTGGACAACTACCactccctcgtcgccttggACACGACGCACCGGAAGAACGCCGACATATATGGGTACCCCAGCTGGGTCTACAAGGCCTTCTCGTCCAAGAACGGCAACCTCTACTGCCTGCGGCGGCTCGAGGGTTTCCGACTCACCAACGAGAACGCGATCCGCTCCGTCAAGGAATGGAGGAAGGTTGACAACGGCaacgtcgtcaccatccaTGACGCCTTTACCACGCGCGCCTTTGGGGACAGCTCTCTCATATTCGTGCAAGACTACCACCCCTTGTCCAAGACGCTCACGGAACTGCATCTCACGGCCGGCCCGGGCCACGGCTCGCGATTTCAGCCGCCCAAGGGCCCCATTGCCGAGACGACTCTGTGGGGGTACATTTCTCAAATAGCCAACGCGCTGAGGGCGATACACGCCACCAACCTTGCCGCCCGATGCATCGACGTGAGCAAGATACTGCTGACGCACAAGAATCGAATTCGCCTCAACGCCtgctccgtcctcgacgtcgtccagtTCGATTCGGGCCGGACGACGGAGGAGCTGCAGCAGGATGACTTTGTCCAGTTTGGCCGCACCATGCTGAGCCTCGCGACCAACACGCCTCCCGTCCACCTCACCAACCTGCAGGCCTCGCTCGAGCAGATGGGCCGCTCCTACTCGGTCGAGATGCGGGACACCATCGTGTGGCtgctgtcgccgccgcgcgcgCCGGCCCGCAAGACGATTGACGAGTTCATCCGAGGCATCGCCGGCCACATCGTCGCTTCCTTCGATCAAGGTCTGCACCAGGCGGATGAGCTCAACACGGCGCTCTTCCGAGAGCTCGAGAACGGTCGCGCGGCACGGCTATTGCTCAAGCTGGGAACGGTCAATGAGAGGTTCGAGTTTGACGGAGATCGGGCATGGTCGGAGAACGGCGAGCGCTACATGCTGAAGCTCTTCCGCGACTACGTGTTCCATcaggtcgacggcaacgggaACCCGGTGCTGGATGTGGGGCACATGCTTCGCTGCCTCAGCCGACTCGATGCAGGTACGGACGAGAGAGTGTGCCTGACGAGCCGCGACGAGCAGACCAGCTTCCTCGTCAGCTATAAGGAGCTGAAGAAGCAGCTGGGAAACGCCTTTGGCGAGCTGCAGAG CACACCGGGCGCCCTTCAAGCCCGCGTCTTCGGGGACGCCGCCAGAGGAGCAGGCCGCGCAGCAAGTCCACTCGTGGCTCGGCATCAaggggcggcggcatggtCGGATGGCAGAGGTCGGGCGCCGTCTCCGAACGAGGCTTGCAAACAGCAGCctcggacggcgccgacccGAAGCGCCCTGGACCCGGACCTGCCGCCGGCATGA